The following DNA comes from Rhinolophus sinicus isolate RSC01 linkage group LG06, ASM3656204v1, whole genome shotgun sequence.
TATGTGATTATTCTTCAGTCTTCCGAGTTAAAATTGTTCAGGTAGCCATAAGGTCTGGAAACATAAATATGCATAATATGTAGCTGGTTGATATTCTATGAGATGTTCAATGTGCTGTTCCTCATTAGCAATTCATAGTTCAATAATAAGCTGTGCAAAACTGCAAGGAACAATGTGCACTCAAGCAGCATTTCCATCAATCTTTGTATATCCATCTACAATGCGATGTCTCAGATGATTTCTGATTTTCAATGAATAAACGTGTGCCTATAGCACAGCCTGGAAGAAGTAATCAAAGGAGCTCAATCTATCAAGAAATATATGTAGTCTATGTTTCCAAACTTTGTGGTCacctgtgttttaattttttataagatTCACCTACTATAAGTCTTCCAATAAACATTTCTGCAATTTGTATTATACCAGAAAAAGATGAATACTAAAAATGAtataatgacaaaacaaaaatttattactTTTGCTTTCAAACAGTTCTACTGAAACAGGGCCCAGTTGGGACCCTCACAGCAGAGGCCTCTACACGTCCCTGGCCTCATCTTTCCTTGACCTACCTAcagcttaacaatagatcatcccACTGCGGCTTGAGCTCAGAATGTCCCGTCCCACCCAGTCTCCTGTTtcagaaaattaccctgaaacttacgATGAATACCCTTGGGCTTACTGGTCACAATCTCAGTGGTCTAgaattctttccaggctactccctcattgttcctgggttgctgactccaccaGAGAATCATGTGGCCAGAAGGAAGGCTCCACACAGACCCCTGGAAACATCacatagcctctggaggaacCCCAGATTTTTCCTTAAATACCCCAAGCCGATTGAGAAGGTTacggcagtttttggaggtgttaacccgtTGCCTACCCacaccaccggtgctctgataataaacacttatGCTATGAtccaactcctgtgtcggtctattggctgagctgCGCAGGCAGCACAGGCCCTGGACTCAGTTGTCGTCCGGTTTCACTACACCAAAACAGTTTGCTGAAATgaagtgatttttaatatatacaaaaagacTCTCTAAGTAATACTCGGGATACATTacaaatttggttttaaaatagatttgaatttaaaacaagttttacTCACAATGATTTCAATAAATCAGGCACTCTGCAACACAATGTGGAGGTACAATAATTATGCGATGACTTCTTAATAGTCCAAAGGGATAAAGATAGTTTTCAAATATGGAAATTAAATCTTTCTACAGTATTAACCCTTAAGGGCTACTCTCCTTTATAGACTACAATGTTGTTGTCAGTTTCATATACTTTTACTTTATAAAGTCCCACAGGAATAAATTTTTGGAGGTTTTCCCAGATATATACAGCTACATTTTCTGTTGTGctgtagaagaaaaggaaaaaagatgaaaaaaacaaataaataaaatttcatgtttaCTTACTATttacagagaacagaaaattcTAGTTTTAAAAGATATCATTAAACTAAAACTTTAGAAATCACACAGTAATCAGATAAAACGATAAagtcaatttttctttctttctgtctataTAAGGTAAGATAGTCACATTCACCTTACAATATCTGCGAAGTATGGCACATCCAGATCCAGATTCTTATGATCAAGGGGCTTCATAATTGCCTCCTAtagacaaaaaaaaggaaaaccatcaaTTCCATTTTTGATTCAAATTCCAAAGTGTTCCACCTCTGCCTCTAAAACTTATCATTCAGCCACTAACTCAATATTTGTAACTACTTTATCTGTGTCTTACCAAGCAATCTCAGAAAGTTCCAAGTTGTGAAACAAGTAAGCTGTCTATAATGACTGGTTATCTTCTTACTGAATACAAGGAGGTTAAGAAACTAAAAAGTAGGTAATTCACTGGAGATAACAAGCCATTGTGATTCAGAATTCAGTTTAACACTTTTTGCATTCTATCCATAAAGTTACCAGAAATACTTCTCCATGACAGTCTCACCTTCAAGACAATGACACAATGTCATTAGGACAAAGATCCAGTGAGTACTACATTTTCTAAAGCAGACTAAGACTGAAATTATGTTAGTAATTCTAAATTTCTGCTATAAGGAGTAATTTAAGAATTATCTTGGGctcttagaataaaaataaatacataaagactACTGCTTCCTAAtgcttattatatatattaacataatgTATTCCTTTGTCGATGGTAAGAATTGTAATTTGCTTATTCTTTCTGGTTTTGCTTTTagctacgaggtgtgatcaaaaaatacagtgaatgattaaattaaaaatgtattacagtaaaagacacattgccattaatccccctcaaaatactgaccctcgcttcgaacacacttatcccatcattcttgccagtttttaaagcagttctagaagtcctcttttgtgagtgtctttacactgctgtggctgcctcgatgtcctgaagtgattcaaaacgtttacctttcatggtcattttgactttggggaagagtcagaagtcgcatggtgccagatccagtgaataagatggatgaggacacatcgtaaagtttttatttgacagaaattgccataccagaagcaatgcatgacacagagcattgtcatgatgaagcATAAAGTAAAgacagcttcagaaagtggcaagaacgatgggaaaAGTGTGTTCGACAAcacaaaggggagtattttgagggggattaatggcaatgtgtcttttactgtaataaatttttcattacttacacattcactgtatctttttatcacacctcatacattgTACAAAACCTAAGCATTTGTGAAACAACCTAATTTTCCATATGGTATGGTTCTAAGAAGagtacttaataataataatcattttttgAGCAAAACCAGAATCACATAAAAAGAGTAAGTCctaaaacaactttaaaacagATCAAATGATACCCATACAGGTATCAAGAAAATAAGTATCTTTGTTTTATCTTCAATTCCAGTTTAGGTTCCAACTTTTCCATTGAAGCCTCTTCAATGGGGTTCTTTTTAACTACTCTGTATGACATGATGGGCCACTTTTACTGATGAAGAGTGTGTGGTGTCCCTCAAAGTGGTTTAAAAAAGGTGCATTTAATTATATTGCTTGCTTGGGACATCTCATATTTCTCATAGTGTTGTCTTGTACAATACTCTGTGTATATCTACTGTATGTCCCCAGTAAATGCAAGAACTCTGTCTTAATAGCTTTCCTAAAGTACTTTGAGCGCAGTGctgtttgttcattcactcattctcttattcattcaaccaacttattgagcacttattattcTTTACCTCCCAGAAAAACTAATGTGAGCACTCTGTGGTAAGGGCTGTATCTCATGCATGCTTGCATTCCTAGTACTTAGCTCAAACACTGATGTAAAGTAGGCAAACCTGCTGAATACACAGGTTGTAAGTAATGTGAAAGAAGTAATGATTATCAATGACAgcattttcatgaaacaaatgTCAAATTTTAGAACAAAAGTAAGGAGCAGAGCTGAAGTGAAGAATTAAATAAACAGGTGAAATGATGGAATACTAAAAACTAAGCAGGAAAGAAGGATCTACTTCCAACTTTGTACAGGACCAACCATATGACCTAGGGCAAGTCAGTTAACTGTTCAGCATCTCTCAAACTGAATCTATGGCATGACAAAGTTGGCTTAGATAATCTCGAAGGTCTCTTACAACACAAGAATTCTAAAATGATACAGTCAGCTAAGTTCTTTATTGAACACATTCTTTTGTGTACCCTTATGATGAACTGCCCTAATGAGTTTATAATAAAGCTAGAGTGAATAAAACAGGGTACTGTTAAAATCTATAATCAAAGgcataaaagaaaattcagagaaggaaaagaaagcttcAAGGAGAAAGCTGTATCTTGAAAGAACAGTAGACTTTGTTAAATGTAGGATATCAGGATATGCCAGCAAGGCAACAAGACGATCATGCTATATTTATTCCCATCATTATAAATACAACTGGGATTAATTTCCACTAAGTCACCTAAACACCTTCAGAAGAACATAAAAGTAGTTCCTCCCACCACTTCGCTACTCCCACACCTAATTCCACTCACACAGTCACAGAACCTCTGGAGATACTTGGTTGGGGAAGTGAAAAGGGGGCCATCAAATATTATACTTAGAGGACAGCACAAAATAAGCACCAAACATGCCATTACCTCCATATACCCTTTGAGGTCAGTCAAATTTATAACCATTCCTGTAACAGGATCaatctaaagaataaacaaaggTGAATATTACTATAATATGCTTTTCATATTTAAACCTCTGGTAAATTACTAAAGGCTGTACAATGTGCAGAAATTGTGCCCACATTTGCCTTCATCCCCGACACAATCATCTATctcaaaatggaaacacaaagtGCTCCAGGCATCCTTTTCACTGTAGTGCTCTTCTGTCTGTCGACATATAGCACATTAAAGATGACACTTTGGGAGAGGAAAGGCCTGGAATGGCAGCAGCTCACCATACACAAAGGCCAACAATGAAGCAATACTGATTTGAACAGAATTTTTCAACATAGAATCTATCACGTTGGCGGAAAGAAGTCCCGGCAATCTGTACAAATCACATGGATATATTCAGCACGTACCTCTCCATCTACTGTCACCACAACtatgggaaaggaaacaaaataccaaaaaacCAGCATGACTTTCAACACATTAACATCCAAGTACAAGTTAGCAATATACATTAAGTATTAGATCTCTGCCCCGCAAAACTATACTTACATTTTCCCCCAAACATCTGTCCTCTTAGTTAAGATCTTTTTTATCAACCAAAGCAAGAGTTAACCAAGACAGAGGAGCTTAGTAGGACCTCTGGCTAAGCAAAGAAGCTTAGCCAAGGCCAAGGGTGTAAATTCTGCTTATGATGTTGACACACTAGGCAGGATCGAGACGCTGTTCGATCACTGcctataaaagaagaaaatgggggcagccagatggctcagttggttagagtgcgagctctgaacaacagggttgctggtttgatacccacatgggccagtgagtttcatcctccacaacaagattgaaggacaacaacttagagctgatgagccctggagaaacacacagttcccccaatattccctaataaaattaaaaaaaaaaaagtagaaaatgtacCAGAAGTCCAGCTACATATTAATCTGTTCCAATTTGGGGCAGTACCTCTCTAAGAAAGCAAAATTACTACTGGGTGTAAAACTCTTATCCCTTTACTCAAATGTATACAGTTTACAGTaacaatgttttgaaaattaacaaGTGCTTGTatgaagcatttgaaaaatcttGATAATCAGAATgctttagaaataacttttttttcccagctCCATGCAAACACCATTAGGTATTATGTGATAAGTGAGCAAACTAAAAATGAGAGCTATCATAGATCAAGTAAGAGGCAGTAACTAAACTACAAATCCTGACCTTCTGACACTTTTTTCTGGTCTTTTCTTCATCGTATCATATGCTGTGATACTTGATAGCTTACATAGCTGTTTTTGAGACATTAGCTATATATTTCAAAGAATCAAGTCTCTTATTCTTGTATAAATTAATTACTTTCTTGGAACACTGCTGACAAGAGTTTTAGACCCAACCTATTTTCCTGTCATACAGTGTATTCCTAGCCAATATTCACTTTTTGTCAGTCATTATTTACTCAAAGAATATAATCTATTTTAACATTGGCCTCGGGGATACCTAATTGGAATGAAACATGGTGCCAGAAGTATCACATTATGTATACTAAGGCCAAGGAAAAAATCATTTAGAGTATTCATTGTTTTGGACTATCTGTTACAGAGCAGACAATTAGAAGGAAAAACTTAAGTACATCCAACCAAGGCAAaagctcttttcattttaaatttctatttaacatCTCATTCAAGGCTCAAAGCATTAGTGCTCTGTCCATAACCTTCTGTCTCATTAAGACTATATTTGCTAAAACACTCTTTCACTCTTATTCAAAGGGCTAAAATTTCATCAGTTTTTCTCTCACCTTTATAATTGTGCCCATGGCCATTGGGGTTGTTGCATTTCCCAAACAGTTTCAAGTTTTCTTCATTACTCAGATACTGgctgacaaaaataaaagtcaacaTGACACAAGTTCAGACACATTCTCTGTTccctacatttattatttgttctagtatttgaaaagtttcatagtttattattttagctCACCAAATGGAGAATCATAAATCAATCTGATTTCACTATTCAGCTTTATGTCAGGTACCCGTGTATGCCCCCTAATTTGACTACTGTACCATACAAATTAACATAAACAAATTCAGTACTTTTGTTCCACATGAAGATTTCAAAAAACTGATCTGCTCAAGGCCCTTCCATTTTCAactcaaacatttactgagtgcctactgcgTATTAGGCATGGGCTAAACAAAGTAAGGGcatacaagacaaacaaaagataCTTATTCTCAAGCATAAAAATCTCATTTGTcctaaaaaataattccatgacCTAGCAGTCTCTTCTTTAACAATCTTGCTTTACTATGACTCAAATACTGCCTACTGATAAAGTCACCAATCCACTGAGAGGCATTTGAATCGGGTGAAACTTTTAAATTGCAATACCCAGCTGTTGCTCCAGGCAGAGAACACTTTTCTAAATGGATTTTTATTACCTATACCTGTCCTATCTTTGCCTCTTTAATGAGTCTTCACACTTTCATATGTTAGAGCTTTGTATTACACAACCCTTTTCTTTTGAAGACCCTCTTTATTATTTACCTCACAGTCTCCTGCTTAACCTCTTATGTTTAGAGTGCTAGTTCACAAAGTTTTGCACAAAATTATCTCACTGTACCTTCCAAAATATTGGCCAGATTGTACACTCCAGACAAAAGGCAGATAGGTGAGTTTGATCACTGCTGCATCCCTGTTTCCTACAAGACCTAACAAGGACGCAATAACTGTGCAGGGAATGAGTGGATGGATCTTGTTaggtaaaaattattattctcattttatagacacgGAAACGGATGCTGAGAGTGGAGCTTGCTAATGACTGGCAAATCTTTCCTCAATAGTACCTCTTCGGTGCCATCAAGCGATCTGAGtgccctgggttcaaattctaacTGCTGCTTTTCAGAACTGCCTTACGCAAGTGAACATCTGGGTTTATTTTACCCAGgataaaagaggagaaaacttACTAGGCTGTAATTTTATTAGTTACAGTAGCTAATACTCCAGGCATATAACagtaggtaacatttattgagaatgtacgatgtgcctggcactgtgtgaTCTGGGCAAATTTAAACCCTATGAACGTTACAAACACTTTGAGCTAAACTAGGTGAATGtgagggacaaaaaaaaaaagttgcttcaGGTCACAGAGCCAGCGACTGGAGCCTCTTGGCTCCATACCCAGGACCACCTCCAATTGTCAGTTACCGGGTGCTCAAAGAACCCCGCCTGCTCCTGAACGAAACGGCGGCGCCCCTACCACTGCTGGGGGCTCACACCTGCCCCACCCTCACGCAGGCCCGGCTCCACACCACGGGCACCGTGGACACAACCCACCTGTGGAGCCGGTGGGTCGCGCTGAAGGAGACGAGGCGGGACACTCTCGCCCGGCGGCGACAGCCCGAGACCGAAGCACTCATCGCCTAGCAGTGAGACGCGCGGGATCAACACCACCGCCCTCGCCCGGCGACGGAAGCTGATGTGGGCGAAGCCTCCTTCCCTCCGCGGCTGCGCAGTACAAGCTGCGCCCCCTGGACGCGCTGTCCGCTTCGCCCTGCGGCCGGGCTCCCTCTGCCGGCCTGGAGGAAATAACGGGCGTCCCTTGCTATCTGGATCTCCGGATACCAAGAAAGAGTTCAGATCGCTAGGCATACCTAGCAGCGGTCAGATCAGGTGGATGGAGTTACactgtccatttttatgtttgctcAGCCTGAGGCCACGTCGTACTTTGGGTCCTGGAGAGACTTCTTTGAGCCGCCCCTCCCATTCACTTCTAGAAAGCCTTGGGTGACAGTAGAAATCTCCAGTCACTTGTTATTCTGAGATAAGTCCCAGGGCCAGTCTACTTATTGCATAAAGGGAGCAGGAATTTGAAGGCACGTGTAGGATCACGTGGCTTTTCAGAGACGATACTACCTTTGGATTGCCTGTAAAGATTCTTACTAAGGATAATTCTCAAGCCAAGCATGCATGAACTCATTTATCACTCTGGGTTGGCACAGGGTGACTACATGCACCTAAGGATTCACACACATTAGCAACTCCATGTCCAGTGTAGACACTTCTGGAGTTAAAGGATCTTGTTTCCTCACATCTACTCATCAGGAATGTCCAAACTACTTACACTTCCCAGGATCATTTTATCCAGGGTAAAAGAGGAGAAAACCTCTTGCCTCCATTCAtgctttcattaaatatttattgcagaTGTACTATGAGGTTGGCACCATTCCCGGCACTGAGAAGGATAGATAAAATCACGGGAATGGCAGAAATATAAGCCCCAATAGTAATTTCTCTCAAATTGTCTCTGGTGTTCTGTACTAAATTATTAATGTTACACAGCAAACATCCTTcactcatttttcaaatatttttctcctctccctttgtGCTGTAAAGAACTTCAAAGAACTATAAACTTCAGAACTGTAAACTTCAGAAATACAGACTATGTAGTTCTTACCAATAAGAAAGCCCTTCACGTTTTGAGGGGTATAAATCTCTAGCACATTGTTTCCTACATCtgaaacgagagagagagagagagagagagagagagagagagagagagagagagaagcaaagagcCCAGATAAGTGAATTACTTAACCAAGATCActtataatataaacaatattttttgcCAGAAATTGACGACATCAGAGATAGTCAGTAATCACACAAACACTTTACTCATTCCAGAAACAGTTTAaggaatcaaaataaaaagaaaaaagttgaaggaatttCTGAGAAGTTGTTTTCCTTATTTGCTTTAGTAAACTATGTCACTGAACTTGAAGAGCTattctaaaaaaattttattaaagctAATTCTATAAAAAGGTATTCACCAAATTCACCCTCAGTGATCCAGTAATAGGTTGAATTGTATTACCACAAAATTAATGCACTGAAGTCCTAAACCCCACTACCTCAGAAtataactttatttggaaata
Coding sequences within:
- the PTS gene encoding 6-pyruvoyl tetrahydrobiopterin synthase isoform X2 is translated as MPSDLNSFLVSGDPDSKGRPLFPPGRQREPGRRAKRTARPGGAACTAQPRREGGFAHISFRRRARAVVLIPRVSLLGDECFGLGLSPPGESVPPRLLQRDPPAPQYLSNEENLKLFGKCNNPNGHGHNYKVVVTVDGEIDPVTGMVINLTDLKGYMEEAIMKPLDHKNLDLDVPYFADIVSTTENVAVYIWENLQKFIPVGLYKVKVYETDNNIVVYKGE
- the PTS gene encoding 6-pyruvoyl tetrahydrobiopterin synthase isoform X5, whose translation is MSASVSGCRRRARVSRLVSFSATHRLHSQYLSNEENLKLFGKCNNPNGHGHNYKVVVTVDGEIDPVTGMVINLTDLKGYMEEAIMKPLDHKNLDLDVPYFADIVSTTENVAVYIWENLQKFIPVGLYKVKVYETDNNIVVYKGE
- the PTS gene encoding 6-pyruvoyl tetrahydrobiopterin synthase isoform X1 → MPSDLNSFLVSGDPDSKGRPLFPPGRQREPGRRAKRTARPGGAACTAQPRREGGFAHISFRRRARAVVLIPRVSLLGDECFGLGLSPPGESVPPRLLQRDPPAPQYLSNEENLKLFGKCNNPNGHGHNYKVVVTVDGEIDPVTGMVINLTDLKGYMEVMEAIMKPLDHKNLDLDVPYFADIVSTTENVAVYIWENLQKFIPVGLYKVKVYETDNNIVVYKGE
- the PTS gene encoding 6-pyruvoyl tetrahydrobiopterin synthase isoform X4; amino-acid sequence: MSASVSGCRRRARVSRLVSFSATHRLHSQYLSNEENLKLFGKCNNPNGHGHNYKVVVTVDGEIDPVTGMVINLTDLKGYMEVMEAIMKPLDHKNLDLDVPYFADIVSTTENVAVYIWENLQKFIPVGLYKVKVYETDNNIVVYKGE
- the PTS gene encoding 6-pyruvoyl tetrahydrobiopterin synthase isoform X3; this encodes MPSDLNSFLVSGDPDSKGRPLFPPGRQREPGRRAKRTARPGGAACTAQPRREGGFAHISFRRRARAVVLIPRVSLLGDECFGLGLSPPGESVPPRLLQRDPPAPQEAIMKPLDHKNLDLDVPYFADIVSTTENVAVYIWENLQKFIPVGLYKVKVYETDNNIVVYKGE
- the PTS gene encoding 6-pyruvoyl tetrahydrobiopterin synthase isoform X6; the encoded protein is MPSDLNSFLVSGDPDSKGRPLFPPGRQREPGRRAKRTARPGGAACTAQPRREGGFAHISFRRRARAVVLIPRVSLLGDECFGLGLSPPGESVPPRLLQRDPPAPQYLSNEENLKLFGKCNNPNGHGHNYKGGNYEAP